Proteins found in one Arthrobacter sp. U41 genomic segment:
- a CDS encoding NAD(P)H-binding protein, which translates to MTRIAIIGGHGKVALELSRILAGEGAEVTSFIRNPDHREDVAATGATPVVLDVEHSTTAELAEALRNHDAVVWSAGAGGGSPERTYAVDRDAAIRSMDAAAEAGVRRYIMVSYLGAGPDHGIPEENSFFAYAEAKAAADAYLRGTGLDWTILGPGALTDGPGNGLIDVNPGEGSGGRETARANVALVAAAVLGLPSTAGRTIEFRDGTLPLAAALEPVS; encoded by the coding sequence ATGACGCGAATCGCAATCATTGGCGGCCACGGCAAGGTGGCTTTGGAACTGTCCCGCATCCTCGCCGGGGAGGGGGCGGAGGTTACGTCGTTCATCCGTAACCCGGACCACCGGGAGGACGTCGCGGCAACGGGCGCCACTCCAGTTGTCCTGGATGTTGAACATTCGACGACGGCGGAGCTCGCCGAGGCGCTCCGGAACCACGACGCCGTGGTCTGGTCCGCCGGTGCCGGCGGCGGCAGCCCCGAGCGGACCTACGCGGTGGACAGGGACGCCGCCATCCGGTCGATGGATGCTGCGGCCGAAGCCGGCGTCCGGCGGTACATTATGGTCTCCTATCTTGGCGCCGGGCCGGATCACGGGATCCCCGAGGAGAACAGCTTCTTCGCCTACGCCGAGGCCAAGGCAGCCGCGGATGCCTACCTGCGCGGAACGGGCCTGGACTGGACCATCCTGGGCCCGGGAGCGCTCACCGACGGGCCAGGCAACGGCCTGATCGACGTCAACCCCGGGGAGGGCTCCGGCGGCCGGGAAACAGCCCGAGCCAACGTGGCACTCGTCGCGGCGGCGGTGCTGGGACTGCCCTCAACGGCCGGCCGCACCATCGAGTTCCGGGACGGCACGCTGCCGCTCGCGGCCGCCCTGGAACCCGTGAGTTAG